In the genome of Bacteroidales bacterium, one region contains:
- a CDS encoding 30S ribosomal protein S21, with the protein MIIVPIKEGDNIERALKKFKRKFEKTGIIKELRERQAYKKPSVRRREVITRAAYLQRLQQEQD; encoded by the coding sequence ATGATTATTGTTCCGATCAAGGAAGGTGATAATATTGAAAGAGCGCTGAAGAAGTTCAAGCGGAAATTTGAAAAAACCGGAATCATTAAAGAATTGCGTGAACGTCAGGCTTATAAGAAACCTTCGGTTCGCCGGCGCGAAGTTATCACCAGAGCGGCTTATCTGCAGAGATTGCAGCAGGAGCAGGATTAA